In Flavivirga abyssicola, the following are encoded in one genomic region:
- a CDS encoding peptide MFS transporter — MNTDIENLFKDRVIGHPAGLFVLFFTEMWERFSFYGMRILLVLFLTAPILSDNPGWEWPREHALALIGTYASLLYLTPIIGGWIADKITGYRIAVVIGCLIMTLGHAAMALETTMTFYIGLALLVIGTGFFKPNITSIISEMYKGKESKKDGAYTIFYMGVNAGAFFGMMLCGYLAENYGWSWGFGLAGIFMFLGMLQFWLAGSLFGSIGAKPSKVYEVELPQNINEESPSEEQKTNVDDKLNPFTMLDKVLIVLSSVGGLLYLFNDPLEKIGGKSLAPFEIGGMNGSNIIVLTALALFLILLVTRISRYIPIVRDRIIAVSIFGVFTVFFFAFFEQSLGSMTLFARDYTNRTLVGNSAMVFKIVDALLTTIPLIIITWVLFLLSKKTFSRIGLSNIVLAIAFVGIWYLVVFRLVNKFSEPGNEIEATWFGILNSFFIITLAPLFSRWWESKYNPSAAMKYGMGLILLGIGFAVLSYGASEIPSGAKTASVSIMFLILAYLFHTMGELCLSPVGLSYLSKLVPPRMIGFMFGVWYLAIAVGQKAAGTMGGMIDKISEQYSLGTFFLIFTLIPVGVGLISIILNPVLKKLMHGVR, encoded by the coding sequence ATGAACACTGATATTGAAAATCTATTTAAGGACAGGGTTATCGGGCATCCTGCAGGGTTGTTTGTGTTATTTTTTACTGAAATGTGGGAACGCTTTTCATTTTATGGAATGCGCATACTTTTGGTGCTATTTTTAACGGCTCCTATTTTGAGTGATAATCCTGGATGGGAATGGCCAAGGGAGCATGCTTTAGCTTTAATAGGGACATATGCATCATTATTATATTTAACTCCAATTATAGGAGGCTGGATTGCTGATAAGATTACAGGTTACCGTATTGCTGTAGTTATAGGCTGTTTAATTATGACTTTGGGGCATGCAGCTATGGCTTTGGAAACCACTATGACCTTTTATATTGGATTAGCTTTATTGGTAATTGGAACAGGTTTTTTTAAACCAAATATCACTTCTATTATTTCTGAGATGTATAAAGGCAAAGAATCTAAAAAAGATGGTGCTTATACTATATTTTATATGGGAGTTAATGCAGGTGCTTTTTTTGGTATGATGCTATGTGGTTATCTAGCTGAGAATTATGGCTGGTCTTGGGGTTTTGGTTTAGCTGGAATTTTTATGTTTTTAGGTATGCTTCAATTTTGGTTAGCTGGCAGTTTATTTGGTAGCATTGGAGCTAAACCTTCGAAAGTTTATGAAGTTGAGTTGCCTCAAAATATAAATGAAGAGAGTCCTTCTGAAGAACAAAAAACGAATGTAGATGATAAACTAAACCCTTTCACAATGTTAGATAAGGTATTAATTGTTTTATCTTCTGTAGGCGGGTTGCTGTATTTATTCAATGATCCCTTAGAAAAAATTGGAGGAAAAAGCTTAGCGCCTTTTGAAATAGGAGGAATGAATGGCTCTAACATTATTGTATTAACAGCATTAGCATTGTTTTTAATATTACTTGTAACTAGAATATCTAGATACATTCCGATAGTTAGAGATAGAATTATTGCAGTGTCAATTTTTGGAGTATTCACGGTATTTTTCTTTGCTTTCTTTGAACAGTCGTTGGGTTCAATGACTTTATTTGCCAGAGATTATACAAATAGGACACTTGTTGGGAATTCTGCAATGGTTTTTAAGATTGTTGATGCCTTATTAACAACAATACCCCTCATTATTATTACTTGGGTACTTTTTTTATTATCCAAAAAAACATTTTCAAGGATAGGATTATCTAATATTGTTCTTGCTATTGCATTTGTTGGTATCTGGTATTTGGTAGTTTTTAGATTGGTAAACAAATTTTCTGAGCCAGGAAATGAGATTGAAGCTACATGGTTTGGGATTTTGAATTCGTTCTTTATAATTACGTTAGCGCCATTGTTCTCAAGGTGGTGGGAAAGCAAATATAATCCAAGTGCGGCTATGAAATATGGAATGGGTTTAATTTTATTGGGCATTGGTTTTGCGGTGTTGTCTTATGGCGCTTCAGAAATTCCTTCGGGAGCAAAGACTGCTTCTGTAAGTATAATGTTTTTAATTTTGGCATACTTGTTTCATACCATGGGAGAACTCTGTTTATCACCAGTAGGTTTGTCCTATTTAAGTAAACTAGTGCCGCCTAGAATGATTGGATTTATGTTTGGGGTATGGTATTTAGCAATTGCCGTAGGTCAAAAAGCAGCAGGAACCATGGGAGGGATGATTGATAAAATTTCTGAACAATACTCATTAGGTACATTCTTTTTAATATTCACATTAATACCAGTAGGCGTTGGTTTGATATCTATAATACTTAATCCTGTATTAAAAAAGCTAATGCACGGCGTTCGTTGA